One genomic region from Zalophus californianus isolate mZalCal1 chromosome 14, mZalCal1.pri.v2, whole genome shotgun sequence encodes:
- the LOC118356297 gene encoding programmed cell death protein 5-like produces MAEEELEALRKQTLAELQAKHGDPGDATQQEAKHREAELRNSILAQVLDQSAQARLSNLTLVKPEKTKAVENYLIQMARYGQLSGKVSEQGLIEILEKVSQQTEKKTTVKFNRRKVMDSDEEDDY; encoded by the coding sequence ATGGCGGAGGAGGAgctggaggctctgaggaaaCAGACGCTGGCCGAACTGCAGGCGAAACATGGGGATCCTGGCGATGCAACACAACAGGAAGCAAAACACAGGGAAGCAGAACTGAGAAACAGTATCTTAGCCCAAGTCCTGGATCAGTCAGCCCAGGCCCGTTTAAGTAACTTAACACTTGTAAAGCCCGAAAAAACTAAAGCAGTAGAGAATTACCTCATACAGATGGCAAGATATGGACAACTAAGTGGGAAGGTATCAGAACAAGGTTTAATAGAAATCCTTGAAAAAGTAAgccaacaaacagaaaagaaaaccacagttaAATTCAACAGAAGAAAAGTCATGGACTCTGATGAAGAGGACGATTATTGA